The Mangifera indica cultivar Alphonso chromosome 12, CATAS_Mindica_2.1, whole genome shotgun sequence DNA window GATCAACACCCAATCCGGATTTGAAAACAAtgtttaaaatcataattatttaactaGACTCTAGACTAGAGGTACATAATTCAAACTTTGGCAATATTATGCACAAAACTAACGGGTGTTTCCATGCAATTGAAAAATTGCAGAAAAGACACAAAAAGATGAAAGGTTGATATCTTGAAAGGAGATTTGGATTAAGACATGTTGAAAACTTTAATCCAATGAAAtggatattatatatttcaagcTTTAAAAGTCACAGTAATGGCATAAtgaaaatgactaattttttGAAGAGACCAGAAACCTGATAATCACAGATTTGGTAAGCAGTCAATATATGTCTGATTGAATTTAGTAATCTTGGTATGAATaaagatttatataaacatGAACACTGACCCGCACTCAAGCTTCTGTAAAACaaagtgaaaacaaaatttgagaaCATGGGATTGCCGTACTAATAACATGCAAAGCAATCATtcatcttttttcattttttttaagtagaGAAACTCCATCCGATTTGGCCGGATGATTCTTGCAGCCAGTCCAGTATTCTCAAGAACCTATTTCCACTTACAAAGGAGTGTCCATTTATAATTAGAGCCCAACTCAATAGTCCTGGAGTCCTCGATTATCAAATGATCTGAGCTACCTAAACAAGTTGGGCCTCGTTGCCTAGTACGTAGTTTTAAGCTCTCTAGCTGGTGGCCTAACCTTCCTGAACACCAATGGACAAGCTTTCAACTCAAGATTGTCCCTTCATTTATAGACAAAGAAACAAACATTAGTACAATATTATACATCCCGTGAGGTACTTGAGAGCGCGGGCTTCGACGCCGGAGTTCAGGGAGAAGAAGGAATCACGTGAGGTAATCTTCTTCTGGGCGCGGTGAAACTCGACATCCTGACCGTtcaattctttgaattttctgGATTCTTCTTGGGATTTATAAAGCCGGGCTTTGAGTTCCaattgctgctgctgctgctgctagCTCTTCTTTctcgtaatttttttttccggCGTGATGTGTAAAACGACACGCCGTTTGTATTGGAAACTGATAGTTGGGTAAATACATAGACATTCctaatattagtaaaattattagaaagtTCTGTATCTTTGAGTAATATCATAAATACCCctttacattttcttcatctttagaatgttaattttacaatttctttatcaaaccggaaaaattttatgtcaaaacCTAAAAGAGAAAGTTAGTAAGAATTGATAAAATCATTGAAAGAATAAGTTGGAAACAGAGTTATAAGTCAGTTTACCTTATTTTTCTTGATTCGATAGTCTATTTCGTTGTTAAgatattgtttgttttagacataatacattataattttctttttacatttaACAATCTAAAACGtatcttaacagtttaaaagCTCTATCAAAATATTTAGCCAATCTTCTATCATTATTGTCAAACGATACAGAgatacacatacatatacaaTATCTCCCTTGTGTTTTATCATTTATCAATATAAGATTTACATAAGAATGTTACGATATGATagttattatatgtatacaaggTAAGTTATACCAAACTAATATAGGATACATATAGAAACATCGTTGACAGATCAGGTAGACAAGAGTTCTTTGTAATGAGTGGAGCAGAACATTGCCCATGACCAATGCATTAAGATAGCTTTACAGAAGCTTCATAAATTAATCTTAGagcatgaatttttttttttaatactaattgtGGCATAGATAAAGAGCATGCACACATGACGCAATACTAAATTGAGATCAGACAAAATTGGTTCCATATGCAATTGATatcttcatatttattataGCTTAATTACATCATTGCTTCACACATACTTCTTAAAATCATGATTTTGAAACACATATCAAACCGACGATTAAACCAATCTTGTGGTGACTCGTgttcagtttgaattttgatcaattttttttctttttaattatttttcgtTAAATTCATCTATTTGATCAATCTAATCAAACCCCACACATTATTATGCAtgttattagaaaatttaattttgatccaATGCAATttcagattatatatttaatgattaaacaaacaaaactaatttgaatgtttttataaacttttttttaaatagttaaccAATCGTATCCTTGATCTAATTAGAAAAGTCTCAATCTAAGCCCTTAAACCAGGTCAAGACTTGGTTCAAATACGAGAACATTgtttaaaatcacaattacttAACTGGACTCTAATCTAGAGCTACATAAAAACCCATGTTTAGAACTTTAAACTTTGGCAAGATTATGCACAAAATTAACAGGTGTTTCCATGCAAatgaaaattgtgaaaaaagaCTCAAAAAGATGAAAGATCGATATCCTGAAAAGAGATTCGGATTAAGACATTGTAACACCCCTCATTTGGAACATGACCCTTGGCAACAAtctatattatcattattattatttttttaaaagagaatAATACAATAGCCATAAAATTTGATACTTGTGAGAAACCATCACAGTATTTATTAGAAAACAATGAGTGTCTCAAAGTCTCccaaaagaaattcataaattataaacaagctaataattttcaaatggatagagtctataaaataaaatatcataataacaaacaaaatagcGATAAAAATAAGTGTAGCTAAAAACGCATTTTGACGTGTTGATCCACTCGCCTTCCCGCCTGCCCCATTGTTTTTCCTACCTGCAAcaccccaaaataaatatatatgagttataaAACTCAGTAGGCCTTTAGAATAAATTCGATATCTCTTATGGTTATTTTCGACGGAACTTTACCATCACATGCGTCATTGACGCACTCGGCTGGACGCCCGTCTCAGGTGTCTCTTATGCCAACGTATTGAGGCATCCATCTCAGATACCTCTTACTTCATACTCCTCAATTTCGAACATCCATCACAGATGTTGTTTACATAATTATCACAAAACTagttaataacaatttttcttttttttcattaactgAAACCGTGACGTCTCATCAAACGGTTCAAACATTCACAAGATCAGGACGTCTCATCCACTAATCTCCAATCAAACATTCACAAGATCAAGATGTCTCATCCACTGATCTCCAATTACGAGTGATGCTATTGATTCAGTtagtatgattatattattccatgaaactatatatatatatgcacataaaaTTAATCTGGAAAAACAGtctacaaaattaatattcaataccATAAATCAATCACTCTACATcatataaaacttattttatccattaaaaaaactaattaatatacTTTCTGTGATTTAATTAAATGGTGCAGGAGCATTGTAGTAAGTGTGGATGCATGCACAATATCCTATCTACCCAAAAATAACTTACACATGCTtaattctttctcctttttctttatttctccTTCATCCTACAGACTACGTAATTTAAGCTGGCTTCTTGGAAAGAAGATGATGGTAACTTTACATGTCCTCTCAGACCTCGCTTCCTAACAGTTTCAGGCGGTGACCCAGTCACAACACCACTACATCGGTTCCGCGCAAGTGTGCCTAGTGTCTACTGCCACGCATATAATAGTCGATCTCCGTTTATTTATCAGAGATCCATGATCACTCTCTCTCTAACTCTCAAACATCAAAACATCCCATGactaatcatcatcatcaatactGTACGCTACCTCCTCATGATACAAACATataatcacacacacacacacacatacatataaaaCCAATTTTCAGAATCTAGTTTACGACATGCAAAGTTTTACATGGAATTTCGGCGTAAAACCAATGGAATTTATGGCCTACCTCTCCTCCAGCGATTACGTCGGTCTTCTCGTGTCAATTATCTCCCTGTCTATTTCTTTTCCTGATCGACAAGCAATAGGTTTAGCTGTCTCCCTTTTTGACCAAAAGAATCGATTTCAAGAAGAGAAAACTGGGAAGATGTAAACTGTAGCAGCCCCCAGAAAAAtggttgttttcttttctttaaataaGGAAGCAGCAAAGTATTCGCCTCCAGGAAAGTAACcgctttaatattaaaaggaGACGTTTCCCTTTCTCTGCCCCATTTTTTCGGCGTTGATATCACTCCAAAAAGGCTTCCAGAAAAATCATTTGCGGCCTTAAATTCCCGTGTCTTTTAAACTAAAcgtgtaaatatatatatatatatatatattaaaatatagcCTCGAAATGCTCTTTCGAGTTCTCTCTTGGTGTATATAAAATTTCTGGATATAAGCATGTACACCCAATTTaataccaacaaaaaaaaataatcggACAATGATAACGAAATGACCAAATTgtcctttttattaatttgagaatattaCAGACATGTTGAAAGCTTTAATCCAATGAAAGGGATAATATATTTCAAACATTAGAAGTCGCAGTAATGACAACCTTTGCGTTataatattcttaattaatttatttttttaatgagaacAGGTAAATCACGGTTACTGtaatagataatttaaaattcgtCATATTATAACACCTTATTATCCAAtctcaaattaagtttttaattttaaaaaaagatcatattaatcaaattctgatctttcacaaaaaaaaattcttccaATGAACCCTTAAGTCTTCTATTAGGTTATTCTCTTGGAAGTTGTAAAGAAGTCGAAGAAAATTGGATAGTAGGAGCATCATTCTCACTTGCTTCGTCTTGTGCTGCTGAGGGGACAGAAACATCACCAGCTTGAGGAGGCTGCCCTGTTTCCTGTTCCATACCCTTACGAAAAAAGTCCACACAATACTTCTCCTTCTCTTACTCATCCGACAATTCTTCCTAGCCTTCTTCTCCAGTACCGCATAGCCTGCCGACCCATCCTTCACCGCTTTCAACTCAAGCTTGTCCCTTCATTAATACACAATACAACAAGCATACCCAAGTTGCACGTGTAAGCACAAGTGGTAATTTTTTGAAGCCTGAAACTGAGCTAATCTAAGCAATTCAATGAAAATAcagaaagggaaaggaaggtaTTTGAGAGGGCGGCCTTCGACGCCGGAGTTCTTGGAGGAGAAGGAATCACGTGAGGTAATCTTCTTCTTGGCGCAGTGGAACTCAACATTAGGAGAGTTCAATTCTTTGGACTTTTTGGATTCTTCCTGGGACTTATAGAGCTGGGCTTTGAGTTCCAAGATAGAAGATGGATCCACTTCTTCGACTGAGCGTTGTTTCTTGGGGATGATTGATGATTCCGTTAGCCATCCCAGCGATTCAACCGCAaccctcttctttctctcttgttcttccgCCATTAATGACCCCAATTTGGCTATTGAAGCTTTAATTGATTCAGACAATTCGGGATTGAAATTGATTGATAAGTGCTGCTCTTGCTGCTGCTAAATCTTCTTTCTTGTAATTTCTTTTCTCCGCCGTGCTGAGTAAAACGACATGCCGTTTGGATTGGAAATCGAGAGTTGGGCAAATGTTATAGACCCCCTTTACGGTTGCGGTTCATCCTTAGAagattaattttacaatttctttatcaAACTGGCAAAATTCTGTCTCAGAAACTTAATAGAGAAGTGTaagaaagaaattatgaaaTGGTGATGTAGACGCTTGGGATGCATTTGGAAGTTAAATCATCGGATTTTGCTGGTTTAAAGGAAGACGGGGTACAGGTAACAGGAAAATGAAAAGAGATTCCGATCGAGTTTGTTCATAGCAACCATTCCCCAATAGAAGAATTAATCAATCCCGTATAAGAACTTTCCAGCTCTATTgggtattttatattaataatattatatgcataattaataaacacaaatttatatataaatgataatatatatgattgaatattattttatctttaattcaaaactacacaattatataataataagtttattgttttgtgtataaatttatactcaCTTATACccttagttttattaatttttgatatagttttattgattttacatTCTATTTGTGTCATTTAGCATCATTCACTGCTGTCAACAGATTGAATCTGAATAGGATTTACTAGTACAGATAATACGTTATCTCTGGTCTGACCAACTTCAATCCCAATCCCATCTCCATGCTGGTACGTGCACTGAGCCATTCTGCCCAGATTCATTGCATTGTCAATGAAAGTTGTCGGCAAGTGAGGATTTTTAACCCGATCTCTGTTCATCTTCATCCATGTCGCAGCAATCATCTCTCCTATGTGTTCTCGTCCATCCTCCTGGGACGCTCCAGTTTCATGCATGTAACATTGTATAGATTTAGCGACATCTCCTCTTTCCAATTCGTCCTGAATCACAAacaacatgaaaagaaaattacagtTTATCACATAAACTTACTGTTTTTGCTTAAAATCAATTGCAGAGGTTGTGGTGTTGCTCAGCTCACCGATGATGTTCCTAAGTCGTCTGCAAGTCTTAAAATCGTTGATGACCAACAGATTATATTGCTATATTCTTCCAAGCATTCTATGGCCTCCTTTGTAAGTGGATCTTCATCGAGAAAATAAGCATGCACTAGAAGCACAGGACCTGATGTGGAAATCCATGCATTGTTCATGTATTCTGCAAGGGTTGGGATTTGTCCGCTATGATACCACTTTGCCTCCAATAGATAGCTTTTGCATAAATCTGTCCACTGAATCAATTCGCAATGATATTAATTACACGAATAACTTAAGAAATCATGacatgaaaattttgtaaacgTAACATGTTGGTCAAGGAACTCGGCCCATTGAAATCTTGATCGCTTTATAAACATAGTTTGTCATGGTTTTAAGCATTTTGACAAACGATTTAAATTGAGGCGGGTATAAAGACCTTGTGGTTTGGGCTAGGTTCgagtaaaaatgaaattactcggagtttgttgaattaaaaataagagtagtttgagttcaattcaatcCCTAAAGTTGAAGTTtataactcaatttgattttacaGTTTGAATTCTCTACTAAATGataaaaagattttgttttacctaataatagacaaaacaacatcattttgacaattgtttaatataactaaaatcaaaccgtgagctaaactcaaaccaaattgattttTCACCTGACTCATGAACCGCACTCCCTATAACTCAAATTTGTCTCAAGTTCGatctaaataaattcaaactaaatcaaattaaaccaaactaactTTTAAGATTGAGTCAGTTCAGATCCAGCTCTACCCTAACTCCCAATCAAGATATTGTCCGCAGTTTTACAACTTAAAAAGTGACTTGACAAACCAATTTTCCTGTAACTCCCAAACTTTGTGAGATACTCATACACATAATATCTCGTGCCGTGGCAGGATGGGTTGAATTACCACTTTCTTAAGACAAGGAATAATGTCAACTCCGTGCACTTTGAGAACATGCAAAGCCATGTCGTTTGCGAAATTGAGGAGAACAAGATAACAAATCTTCATATACTCTGGAAGCTGCTCCATTGCATTGACGTCCCATCTAAATTACAGAGCAAATTTGAGTGAAATTCATGTCTGCAATATCAAACTATTGGGCTAAATATATATGAACCACTAACCTTTCAATGGCATCTGTGAAGAGTTCCAGTTCGTCCACTGTACCATAAACGTCATAAACATCGTCAATTATTGTTATCAGAACAC harbors:
- the LOC123192129 gene encoding uncharacterized protein At4g18257-like, whose amino-acid sequence is MAEEQERKKRVAVESLGWLTESSIIPKKQRSVEEVDPSSILELKAQLYKSQEESKKSKELNSPNVEFHCAKKKITSRDSFSSKNSGVEGRPLKYLPFPFCIFIELLRLAQFQASKNYHLDKLELKAVKDGSAGYAETGQPPQAGDVSVPSAAQDEASENDAPTIQFSSTSLQLPRE